In the Chitinophagales bacterium genome, one interval contains:
- a CDS encoding UbiX family flavin prenyltransferase: MKKKIVIAVTGASGSIYAKVLLDRLILLQDQVEKTGVVMSNNAKFVWSFELGETPVPTGPFTFYGKQDFTAPFASGSAGFDAMIVCPCSMGTMGRIAGGISDDLVTRAADVMLKERRKLILVIRDTPYNLIHLSNMKLITEAGGIICPATPSFYSKPANFEELAATVVDRALQLAGLAVTGYQWGT, encoded by the coding sequence ATGAAAAAGAAAATAGTGATTGCTGTTACAGGTGCCAGCGGAAGCATTTATGCAAAGGTGCTGTTGGACAGATTGATTTTATTGCAGGACCAGGTTGAGAAGACAGGCGTGGTGATGAGTAATAATGCAAAGTTTGTTTGGTCATTCGAACTGGGTGAAACGCCGGTTCCAACAGGGCCGTTTACATTTTACGGCAAACAGGATTTTACTGCGCCTTTCGCAAGCGGATCCGCAGGATTCGATGCCATGATTGTTTGTCCGTGTTCAATGGGTACGATGGGAAGAATAGCAGGCGGGATTTCTGACGATTTAGTTACCCGTGCGGCAGATGTGATGCTGAAGGAAAGAAGGAAACTGATCCTGGTGATTCGTGATACACCCTATAACCTGATTCATCTTTCTAATATGAAGCTCATAACGGAAGCAGGAGGAATCATCTGTCCTGCCACACCGTCTTTTTATTCAAAGCCTGCAAATTTTGAAGAACTGGCGGCAACGGTTGTTGATCGAGCATTACAACTTGCCGGCCTGGCGGTTACTGGATACCAGTGGGGAACATAA
- a CDS encoding thioredoxin family protein, giving the protein MKKNLLPFYVLVIVLVSQFSAQAQSEGVKWMSITEAEKLNASHPKKILIDIYTDWCGWCKKLDATTYKDPRIVKYLNDNFYAVKLNAESKETITFQNKDYAYDPARRINAVAANFLSSSGGYPTTTFLDEKLQVISIVPGYMQSDMMNNVLSFFAENHYLNTDWNTYLSSLNTSAK; this is encoded by the coding sequence ATGAAAAAGAACCTCTTGCCATTTTATGTCCTGGTCATTGTACTCGTATCACAATTTTCAGCTCAGGCACAGTCTGAAGGTGTTAAATGGATGTCGATTACCGAAGCGGAAAAACTTAATGCCAGTCATCCGAAAAAAATCCTGATTGATATCTACACGGATTGGTGCGGATGGTGCAAGAAACTGGATGCTACCACTTATAAGGATCCGCGCATTGTGAAATACCTGAACGATAATTTCTACGCCGTTAAGTTAAATGCCGAATCCAAAGAGACCATCACCTTTCAAAACAAGGACTATGCTTATGATCCTGCCAGGAGAATAAATGCCGTTGCAGCCAATTTTCTCAGTTCATCCGGTGGCTACCCGACAACCACTTTCCTGGATGAAAAATTACAGGTGATCTCCATAGTACCGGGCTACATGCAGTCCGACATGATGAATAATGTACTTTCGTTTTTTGCTGAGAATCATTACCTGAACACTGACTGGAATACTTATTTAAGTTCCTTAAACACCTCAGCCAAATAG
- a CDS encoding DUF3822 family protein, translating to MNHLLSPNKVIAGAKYESPEAAGIPDADCEVNVLIAPAQLVYLVANRHTKKVVLLQPYQFSRISSVHEWHKSVDEVFASDPWLHKEVAIKRTGVFSTSFTLVPADFDHENARRTILKANCTLDEESVVYADIVAGGSIHLLYALSPEIVQHFSGKAGQRLTHALSGLINYLLSIHQAAESENLYVYVQASSFQLLLISNKSLHYCNSFNYYSPEDFLYHLLFTCKQLRLDPELVPLTIMGEMMRESAMYQLLIKYIRNVQFARSVDTMKFNKDYPLPPHFFFNLFFL from the coding sequence ATGAATCACCTTCTGTCGCCCAATAAGGTAATTGCCGGCGCTAAATATGAGTCGCCTGAAGCGGCCGGTATTCCCGACGCTGATTGCGAAGTAAATGTATTGATTGCTCCTGCACAGTTGGTTTATCTCGTGGCAAATAGGCATACGAAGAAGGTAGTATTGTTGCAGCCGTATCAGTTTTCCAGGATTTCCAGTGTGCATGAATGGCACAAATCAGTGGATGAAGTTTTTGCATCTGATCCCTGGTTGCATAAAGAGGTTGCCATAAAACGTACCGGTGTATTCTCCACCAGTTTTACCTTAGTTCCTGCAGATTTTGACCATGAAAATGCAAGAAGAACAATTCTGAAAGCAAACTGCACGCTGGATGAGGAAAGTGTGGTCTATGCCGATATTGTTGCAGGTGGAAGCATACACCTGTTATATGCACTTTCACCTGAAATTGTTCAGCATTTTTCAGGGAAAGCGGGTCAGCGCTTGACGCATGCACTCTCCGGGCTGATCAACTATCTCCTGTCCATCCACCAGGCAGCCGAATCAGAGAACCTGTATGTATATGTGCAGGCCTCCAGCTTCCAGCTTTTGCTTATCAGCAATAAGTCATTGCATTACTGTAACAGTTTCAACTACTATTCACCGGAAGACTTTTTATATCATCTCTTATTTACCTGTAAGCAACTCCGGCTTGATCCCGAACTGGTGCCATTAACGATCATGGGCGAAATGATGCGTGAATCTGCCATGTATCAGTTGCTCATAAAATATATCCGCAATGTACAATTTGCACGGTCCGTTGATACGATGAAATTTAATAAGGACTATCCCTTGCCGCCTCATTTTTTTTTCAACCTTTTCTTCCTCTGA
- a CDS encoding RsmD family RNA methyltransferase translates to MRVISGTLGGRKFFPPGNLPTRPTTDFAKTGLFNILNNHFDFSFVSFLDLFSGTGSLSYEFASRGASRVVAVEQDRGAIEFIKKMKAEWKITAMEICKSDVFRFLEFNKEKFDIIFAGPPYPLANIDDLPGIILGKNILKTGGWFILETDQRHKYDHFTELRQVRNYGQTHFHIFAPFAAEGPGEKK, encoded by the coding sequence ATGAGAGTCATCAGCGGAACCTTAGGAGGCAGGAAATTCTTTCCACCCGGCAATCTTCCAACACGGCCTACAACAGATTTTGCGAAAACCGGCCTGTTCAATATCCTGAATAATCACTTCGATTTCTCTTTTGTGAGTTTCCTCGACTTGTTTAGCGGAACAGGCAGCCTCAGCTATGAATTTGCATCAAGAGGTGCATCACGTGTTGTTGCAGTAGAACAGGACCGTGGCGCAATAGAGTTTATCAAAAAGATGAAAGCGGAATGGAAGATAACTGCGATGGAAATCTGTAAAAGTGACGTATTCAGGTTTTTAGAATTTAATAAGGAAAAGTTTGATATCATTTTTGCCGGACCGCCGTACCCGCTGGCTAATATTGATGATCTGCCGGGTATCATACTGGGGAAAAACATTTTAAAAACCGGAGGATGGTTCATTCTTGAAACAGATCAAAGGCACAAGTATGATCACTTCACCGAACTGAGACAGGTGAGAAATTATGGACAAACGCATTTTCACATTTTTGCGCCTTTCGCTGCAGAGGGACCGGGTGAAAAAAAATAA
- the coaD gene encoding pantetheine-phosphate adenylyltransferase, with amino-acid sequence MKKTAVFPGSFDPVTIGHIDIINRGLPLFDKMIIGIGINSQKKYLFPLEKRIAWLQKIFEFEPKIEVRSYSGLTVSFCELNQAGFILRGIRSSGDFEFERAVSQTNRVLSRNIETIFILANPSLASVSSSIVRDVIVNGGDPSPFIPEEIENLVRTQSIVP; translated from the coding sequence ATGAAAAAAACAGCAGTCTTTCCCGGGTCATTTGATCCGGTCACTATCGGGCATATTGATATTATCAACCGCGGTTTGCCGCTTTTCGATAAAATGATTATCGGTATCGGCATCAATTCACAGAAAAAGTACCTGTTCCCTCTTGAAAAAAGAATTGCCTGGCTGCAGAAGATTTTTGAATTTGAACCGAAAATTGAAGTGCGGAGCTATTCCGGACTCACCGTAAGTTTTTGTGAATTGAATCAGGCCGGGTTTATATTAAGGGGTATCCGCAGTTCGGGCGATTTTGAATTTGAACGTGCTGTTTCACAAACCAACAGGGTGCTCAGCCGTAACATTGAAACCATATTTATTCTTGCCAACCCATCTCTTGCTTCCGTCTCTTCCTCCATTGTACGCGACGTGATTGTGAACGGCGGAGACCCTTCTCCTTTCATTCCGGAAGAAATTGAAAACCTGGTACGAACGCAATCTATCGTTCCTTAG
- a CDS encoding Re/Si-specific NAD(P)(+) transhydrogenase subunit alpha produces MIIGILKEPTEDKRVVILPEIAGQLVKINFEVCVETGAGNSAFAADADYVAAGAKTVSRSDVLSKADLILSINRPADDELNSIKPGAMLLAVFQPLFNKELVMQLLEKNITSFSMDMVPRTSRAQSMDILSSQATVAGYKAVLTAAMHLPKFFPMFMTAAGSITPAKLLVLGAGVAGLQAIATSRRLGAVVEAFDTRSAVKEEVKSLGAKFIEVEGATESSSAGGYAVEQTKEFLDKQKQKIFESAVKSDVIICTAQIPGRKAPVLIPKTTVDAMKAGAVIIDLAASTGGNCELSKNNATIVTSNGVTIIGDSNLPVTMPSDASKMFGKNVMNFLKLILKDGQVTLNFDDDIVKGTCITHQKEIISTRVREALSANAV; encoded by the coding sequence ATGATTATAGGAATCCTGAAAGAACCTACAGAAGACAAACGTGTTGTTATCCTTCCCGAGATTGCGGGCCAATTGGTTAAAATTAATTTTGAAGTGTGTGTCGAGACCGGCGCAGGCAATTCAGCTTTTGCAGCAGACGCTGATTACGTTGCAGCCGGTGCAAAAACGGTGAGCCGCAGCGATGTTCTTTCCAAAGCAGATCTCATCCTGTCAATCAACCGCCCTGCCGATGATGAATTGAACAGCATAAAGCCGGGTGCCATGTTGCTGGCTGTATTTCAGCCTTTATTCAACAAAGAACTGGTCATGCAACTGCTGGAAAAAAATATCACTTCCTTCAGCATGGATATGGTTCCCCGTACTTCGCGTGCTCAATCCATGGACATACTTTCGTCACAAGCTACGGTTGCCGGATATAAAGCGGTGCTCACAGCGGCGATGCATCTTCCCAAGTTTTTCCCAATGTTTATGACAGCAGCCGGAAGTATTACTCCGGCCAAATTGCTGGTGCTTGGGGCAGGTGTGGCAGGCTTGCAAGCCATTGCCACTTCCAGGCGGCTGGGTGCCGTAGTAGAGGCATTTGATACCCGCAGCGCGGTAAAGGAAGAAGTGAAAAGCCTCGGCGCGAAGTTTATTGAAGTGGAAGGCGCCACTGAATCGTCCAGCGCCGGTGGCTATGCGGTGGAACAAACGAAAGAATTTCTCGACAAACAGAAACAGAAAATATTTGAATCCGCAGTCAAATCAGATGTCATCATCTGTACTGCGCAGATACCGGGAAGGAAAGCACCGGTGCTGATTCCGAAGACTACAGTAGATGCCATGAAAGCGGGTGCCGTGATAATCGATCTCGCTGCTTCCACGGGAGGTAATTGTGAGCTCTCCAAAAACAACGCGACCATAGTGACCAGCAATGGTGTTACCATTATAGGCGATTCCAACCTGCCGGTAACGATGCCTTCCGATGCAAGCAAAATGTTTGGCAAAAATGTAATGAACTTCCTGAAACTGATTTTGAAGGACGGGCAGGTTACCCTGAATTTTGACGACGACATTGTAAAGGGCACCTGCATTACACATCAGAAAGAAATCATTAGTACAAGGGTGCGTGAGGCTTTATCAGCAAATGCTGTTTAA
- a CDS encoding NAD(P) transhydrogenase subunit alpha, translating into MELLNFLYDYREMVFIIILSVFLGIEIISHVPTVLHTPLMSGANAIHGVVIIGAIIVMGSAEPDNYLALSLGFFAVILGTLNVVGGFVVTDRMLEMFKKKK; encoded by the coding sequence ATGGAACTACTGAATTTTCTTTACGACTACCGTGAAATGGTATTCATCATCATTCTTTCTGTTTTTTTAGGAATTGAAATAATCTCGCATGTGCCCACGGTGCTGCATACTCCGCTTATGTCCGGAGCCAATGCAATACATGGCGTGGTTATCATTGGCGCAATCATCGTAATGGGCAGCGCAGAACCTGATAATTACCTTGCCCTGAGCCTTGGCTTCTTTGCTGTCATTCTCGGCACCCTTAATGTGGTGGGCGGATTTGTTGTAACTGACCGCATGCTCGAGATGTTCAAGAAGAAAAAATAA
- a CDS encoding NAD(P)(+) transhydrogenase (Re/Si-specific) subunit beta — MENIILWLTYIAGSITFILGLKMLSHPETARRGNLVAAAGMTLAILGTVFLYRNTDGEKLHNYGWIFGGILIGSIVGTLAARRVKMTAMPQMVSLFNGMGGACAAIISIIEYQHHEFGNGEWNIVAVTLAGLLIGGVSFSGSMIAFGKLNGNVSDKVFPGQSIVNMALLLATVAVGIYLTLMGEQSMMLLGLMIIMCLLYGVLFVLPIGGADMPVVISLLNSFTGVAAACAGFIYSNQVMLTGGILVGSAGTILTILMCRAMNRSLLNVIIGNFGGGAKAGTADGKQKGNIKEVSLPDAAVLLSYSKKVMIVPGYGLAVAQAQHTVHELEKLLEEKGVEVKYAIHPVAGRMPGHMNVLLAEADVPYDKLLEMEDANSELATTDVVIVIGANDVVNPAAKNDAASPIYGMPILEVENAANIIVMKRSMNAGYAGIENELFFAPKTRMLFGDAKSSLQKLVTEVKAN; from the coding sequence ATGGAAAATATTATTCTTTGGCTAACCTACATTGCCGGTTCAATTACTTTTATTCTTGGCCTTAAAATGCTGAGTCATCCTGAAACAGCGCGCCGTGGTAACCTCGTGGCGGCAGCAGGAATGACGCTGGCAATACTCGGAACGGTCTTTTTATACCGTAACACCGATGGGGAAAAACTGCACAATTATGGCTGGATATTCGGTGGCATATTGATTGGCTCTATCGTGGGTACACTCGCTGCGCGCCGCGTGAAGATGACAGCCATGCCGCAAATGGTTTCACTTTTTAATGGAATGGGTGGCGCCTGTGCTGCCATTATTTCTATCATTGAATACCAGCATCATGAGTTTGGCAACGGCGAATGGAACATTGTAGCTGTTACGCTGGCCGGACTGCTGATAGGAGGTGTATCTTTTTCAGGCAGCATGATTGCTTTTGGTAAACTGAACGGCAATGTATCTGACAAAGTTTTTCCCGGGCAATCCATCGTCAACATGGCGCTTTTGCTTGCCACTGTCGCGGTTGGCATCTATCTGACATTGATGGGAGAACAAAGCATGATGTTGCTGGGGCTCATGATCATCATGTGCCTCCTCTACGGAGTATTGTTTGTGCTTCCCATCGGCGGCGCAGATATGCCGGTTGTCATTTCACTGCTGAATTCATTTACCGGTGTGGCGGCTGCATGTGCAGGTTTTATTTACAGCAATCAGGTGATGCTGACAGGAGGTATCCTGGTTGGGTCGGCTGGTACCATTCTTACCATCCTTATGTGCCGCGCAATGAACCGTTCACTGTTGAATGTAATTATTGGCAACTTCGGCGGTGGCGCAAAAGCAGGAACTGCAGATGGCAAACAAAAAGGAAATATCAAAGAAGTTTCACTTCCTGATGCCGCTGTTCTGCTGAGCTATTCCAAAAAAGTGATGATAGTGCCGGGATACGGGCTCGCCGTGGCACAGGCACAGCATACGGTACATGAGCTGGAAAAATTGCTGGAAGAAAAAGGGGTGGAAGTAAAATACGCTATTCATCCTGTAGCCGGCCGTATGCCCGGGCACATGAATGTATTGCTTGCTGAAGCGGATGTACCCTATGATAAATTGCTGGAAATGGAAGATGCCAACTCTGAATTAGCGACAACGGATGTGGTGATCGTAATTGGCGCCAATGACGTGGTAAACCCTGCAGCGAAGAATGATGCTGCATCTCCTATTTATGGCATGCCGATACTGGAAGTGGAAAATGCCGCCAACATTATCGTAATGAAACGAAGCATGAATGCCGGCTATGCAGGAATTGAAAACGAACTCTTCTTTGCTCCCAAAACACGTATGTTGTTCGGCGATGCCAAATCATCACTGCAGAAACTGGTCACGGAAGTAAAAGCCAACTGA
- a CDS encoding WG repeat-containing protein encodes MCRYSLFVFLLILRPFLLSAQSPDKAFAAYNAGDYVLAESSFRAMLLKNPGHPVAAFGLAKTYFMKDNRQYNIDSANYYAMKAAAGLNTTWKEADLKKFQAAGYRAFTVHELQADINMEAYRQADSTDELETWNHFITTFTTSTLIDEAIEKRNVLAFNQVMQNGDYTSYEEFLKNYPDAKQVKEARSLYEQQLYKSKTADSTWQSYKNFMEKYPASPYITAARTNYEKLLFLDVTKNHLLQDYLIFIHDYPRNPYVPMAEDSIYAISTRGHKLDQYLSFISLFPANRNINKAWAEVYRLENPVYSYQSFKKFGEKYPAFPDRRQLEKDLALTRKKYFVIEKDGLFGYADSADMQIRIEPQFTEAAPFSEGLAAVLLPCSKVPCYYSYVTLEGLFIHTEPWTEANDFHNGLALAAIGNCNADSCRYGFINRFGEWEIAPQYSDAFEFSDGLALVKKEPEGYGFIDKSGRIIIPLKYRDAAPFSEGVSSVQAGDSSALYGYIDQYDKWVISAKFTKAGSFAESLAPAANEKKTWGYIDHTGNWVIEPKFESALPFKNGTAKVVVKSKDPKNAKLFVMKEKTIDKKGKVY; translated from the coding sequence ATGTGCCGTTATAGCCTGTTTGTTTTTTTGCTGATCTTGCGACCATTCCTATTGAGTGCTCAATCCCCCGACAAGGCATTCGCAGCATACAATGCAGGCGATTATGTGCTGGCAGAGTCTTCTTTTCGTGCGATGCTGCTGAAAAATCCAGGCCATCCTGTAGCTGCCTTTGGACTGGCGAAAACCTATTTCATGAAAGATAACAGGCAGTACAATATTGATTCAGCCAATTACTATGCGATGAAAGCCGCTGCAGGCCTTAATACTACGTGGAAGGAAGCGGATCTGAAAAAATTCCAGGCTGCCGGGTACCGTGCGTTTACCGTACATGAGTTACAAGCGGATATAAACATGGAAGCTTACCGGCAAGCTGATAGTACCGATGAACTGGAAACCTGGAATCACTTCATCACCACCTTTACCACTTCCACATTAATTGATGAGGCGATTGAAAAAAGAAACGTTCTGGCATTCAACCAAGTCATGCAAAACGGTGACTATACCAGTTATGAAGAGTTTCTGAAAAACTATCCCGATGCAAAACAGGTGAAAGAGGCAAGGTCATTATACGAACAACAATTATATAAAAGCAAGACTGCCGACAGCACCTGGCAATCCTATAAAAATTTCATGGAGAAATATCCGGCAAGCCCGTACATAACTGCCGCAAGGACTAATTATGAAAAATTACTTTTTCTTGATGTGACAAAAAATCACCTGCTGCAGGATTATCTCATCTTCATTCACGACTATCCCAGGAATCCATATGTGCCGATGGCAGAAGACAGCATCTACGCTATCAGTACTCGAGGGCATAAACTTGACCAGTACCTCAGTTTCATTTCACTGTTTCCAGCCAACCGTAATATTAATAAAGCGTGGGCTGAAGTATACCGCCTGGAAAATCCGGTCTACAGCTATCAGTCATTCAAGAAATTCGGCGAGAAATATCCTGCCTTCCCCGACCGCCGTCAACTGGAAAAAGACCTTGCACTTACCAGGAAAAAATATTTCGTGATTGAAAAGGATGGGTTATTTGGATATGCGGACTCAGCTGATATGCAAATCCGGATTGAGCCGCAATTTACGGAAGCAGCTCCCTTTTCCGAGGGACTGGCCGCAGTGCTTTTGCCATGTTCCAAAGTGCCCTGTTACTATTCCTATGTTACGCTGGAGGGACTGTTTATTCATACAGAACCTTGGACGGAAGCAAATGACTTTCATAACGGGCTCGCCCTGGCCGCCATAGGTAACTGCAATGCAGACAGCTGCCGCTATGGTTTCATCAACCGGTTTGGCGAATGGGAAATTGCACCGCAATACAGTGATGCCTTTGAATTCAGTGACGGACTGGCATTGGTTAAAAAGGAACCGGAAGGATATGGTTTCATCGATAAATCAGGAAGGATTATTATTCCCCTTAAATACAGAGATGCGGCGCCATTCAGCGAAGGCGTATCCTCTGTGCAAGCGGGAGATTCCTCCGCTTTGTATGGATATATAGATCAATATGATAAATGGGTCATCAGCGCAAAATTTACGAAAGCAGGATCATTCGCCGAATCACTTGCTCCGGCGGCAAATGAAAAGAAAACCTGGGGCTACATTGATCATACCGGGAACTGGGTTATTGAACCAAAATTTGAATCTGCACTGCCCTTCAAAAACGGAACTGCCAAAGTGGTAGTGAAATCAAAAGATCCAAAAAATGCAAAGCTCTTCGTGATGAAGGAAAAAACGATTGATAAGAAGGGAAAGGTCTACTGA
- a CDS encoding PKD domain-containing protein, translated as MKVSAQTFCYPGGNVIIYSNYDGGYLNIDVDENIPDLKIGITTYEKCAVTIGGQYAGNVTEVIYAGYNGDNDHCNPTLPTTSISGVPDSITTILLYPPVTWPNSNGYYYIICNFDCDSSSNQGGCNTPDQVVHYYLTQFGGLLYYHYTQYGCWSGTHHVSAGGNCCIGASIIDPQFSINAAFSVPNDTLCAKDSVSFVNTSLSSYPGNLTYSWNFGDGTPVSNDENPTHIYGVQGYYLVTLIATNSAGTASDTTQMNLTLINCFTGLPEVPSASGEALVLDPVTGEWCFEFMEVNMPGDALKIFDQLGNLILDSKLSAGLNNYCINQALEKFSDGLYLAVVTRQDISRTYKLLLH; from the coding sequence ATGAAAGTGTCAGCACAAACATTTTGTTACCCGGGCGGTAATGTCATCATTTATTCCAATTACGATGGGGGCTATCTCAATATTGATGTTGATGAAAATATCCCTGACCTGAAGATTGGGATTACTACGTATGAAAAGTGTGCTGTCACCATTGGTGGTCAGTATGCAGGCAATGTGACGGAGGTGATATATGCCGGTTATAATGGCGACAATGATCACTGCAATCCAACGTTGCCCACTACCAGCATAAGCGGAGTGCCCGATTCCATTACCACTATTTTATTATATCCACCGGTAACATGGCCCAATTCAAACGGCTATTATTATATCATTTGTAACTTCGACTGCGATTCATCCAGTAACCAGGGCGGCTGCAATACACCGGATCAGGTAGTACACTATTATCTTACACAATTCGGCGGTTTGCTGTATTACCACTATACGCAGTATGGATGCTGGAGTGGAACGCATCATGTGTCTGCCGGAGGTAACTGTTGTATCGGTGCATCTATAATTGATCCACAGTTTTCCATAAATGCGGCTTTCAGTGTGCCCAATGACACCTTGTGCGCTAAGGATTCTGTTTCATTTGTAAACACTTCTTTAAGTTCTTATCCCGGCAACCTGACCTATAGCTGGAATTTTGGTGATGGAACGCCGGTCAGCAACGACGAGAATCCGACGCACATTTATGGTGTCCAGGGATACTATCTGGTTACCTTAATAGCAACTAACAGTGCCGGAACTGCCAGTGACACCACACAAATGAATCTCACACTTATCAACTGCTTCACGGGTCTTCCTGAGGTACCGTCTGCTTCCGGCGAAGCTCTTGTTCTGGATCCTGTAACAGGTGAGTGGTGTTTTGAGTTTATGGAGGTAAATATGCCGGGCGATGCTTTAAAAATATTTGATCAATTGGGCAACCTTATACTGGATAGCAAGCTTTCTGCGGGTCTAAATAACTACTGCATCAATCAAGCGCTGGAAAAATTCAGTGATGGCCTGTACCTGGCAGTCGTCACCAGGCAGGACATAAGTCGCACCTATAAATTACTACTGCATTAA